One segment of Arthrobacter sp. MMS18-M83 DNA contains the following:
- a CDS encoding cupin domain-containing protein, producing MSISADSTTHESVATDHSVGTAHAVPEPTPEEAAQLAQLYRDFEAGNLIPLWTEIADLMPMVPSPKAVPHVWRWNDLYPLAARAGDLVPVGRGGERRAIALANPGLAGTPYATPTLWAAIQYLGAHETAPEHRHSQNAFRFVVEGEGVWTVVNGDPVAMRRGDFLLTPGWNFHGHHNDTDQPMAWIDGLDIPFVHYADAGFFEFGTERVTDEATPDISRSERLWAHPGLRPLSGLQDTVNSPIAAYRWEHTDAALREQLLLEDEGHPATVSQGHAAVRYTNPTTGGDVMPTIRAEFHRLRAGASTEPLREVGSSVWQVFEGTGTVMLDGETKILAKGDLFVVPSWALWSLEAESGFDLFRFSDAPIFERLNFNRTYIEGRNK from the coding sequence GTGTCCATCAGCGCTGATAGCACAACGCACGAATCTGTTGCCACTGATCATTCCGTTGGCACAGCGCACGCGGTTCCGGAGCCGACGCCGGAGGAAGCTGCCCAGCTGGCGCAGTTGTACCGGGACTTCGAAGCCGGGAACCTGATCCCGCTGTGGACCGAGATCGCTGATCTCATGCCGATGGTGCCGTCCCCGAAGGCCGTGCCGCATGTTTGGCGTTGGAACGACTTGTACCCGCTGGCCGCCCGTGCCGGTGACCTGGTGCCCGTGGGCCGTGGCGGGGAACGCCGTGCCATCGCGCTGGCCAACCCGGGCCTTGCTGGTACCCCTTATGCCACGCCTACTCTTTGGGCTGCCATCCAGTATCTGGGCGCACATGAAACAGCCCCGGAGCACCGTCACTCGCAGAACGCGTTCCGCTTCGTCGTCGAGGGCGAAGGCGTCTGGACCGTGGTGAACGGGGATCCGGTGGCGATGCGCCGCGGCGATTTCCTGCTGACCCCGGGCTGGAACTTCCACGGCCACCACAACGACACCGATCAGCCGATGGCGTGGATCGACGGACTGGACATCCCGTTCGTGCATTACGCGGACGCCGGGTTCTTCGAGTTCGGCACCGAGCGCGTCACGGACGAGGCCACCCCGGACATCTCACGTTCCGAGCGCCTCTGGGCCCACCCGGGCCTACGACCGCTCTCGGGACTGCAGGACACGGTGAATTCCCCGATCGCGGCCTACCGTTGGGAGCACACCGACGCCGCCCTCCGCGAACAGTTGCTTCTCGAGGATGAAGGCCACCCCGCCACGGTGTCCCAGGGCCACGCCGCCGTTCGCTACACCAACCCGACCACCGGCGGGGACGTGATGCCGACCATCCGGGCGGAATTCCATCGCCTGCGCGCCGGCGCCTCCACCGAGCCGTTGCGCGAGGTCGGCTCCAGCGTGTGGCAGGTTTTCGAAGGCACCGGCACTGTGATGCTGGACGGGGAGACGAAGATCCTTGCGAAAGGCGACCTGTTCGTGGTCCCGTCCTGGGCCTTGTGGTCCCTTGAGGCTGAGAGCGGGTTCGACCTCTTCCGCTTCAGCGATGCCCCCATTTTCGAACGACTGAACTTCAACCGCACGTACATCGAAGGACGCAACAAATGA
- a CDS encoding IclR family transcriptional regulator gives MQNLPARKKPAYSIEAVDNALQLLQLLRDGGSLRLKDAAEELGVAPSTAHRLLAMLVYRGFAVQDETRRYVPGPAMGVGPAGLSWTRLLRTVAQPHMELLSGRINETVNLMVRVGTKVRFLATVEGTNALRVGDRQGTVLPANKASGGKALLAELEPAMIEQLFRSHNAEIGGDSISDAEYPAFLRELETIRSNGFAANFEGTEEGISALGVALHNKDGVAVGALSVATPVARFRKLFDAGLVGIMRETQRQLEIDIAANPAEPQP, from the coding sequence GTGCAGAATCTTCCAGCCCGTAAGAAGCCGGCCTATTCCATTGAGGCCGTGGACAACGCCCTGCAACTCCTCCAGCTCTTGCGCGACGGCGGTAGCCTCCGGCTGAAGGATGCGGCTGAGGAGTTGGGTGTTGCCCCCTCCACCGCCCACCGGCTGCTGGCCATGCTGGTGTACCGGGGGTTCGCCGTCCAGGACGAGACCCGTAGGTACGTGCCTGGACCGGCCATGGGAGTTGGTCCGGCCGGACTCAGTTGGACCCGTCTGTTGCGCACGGTGGCGCAGCCGCACATGGAACTCCTGAGCGGGCGGATCAACGAGACAGTTAATCTCATGGTTCGGGTGGGGACCAAGGTCAGGTTCCTTGCCACGGTTGAGGGCACCAACGCCTTACGCGTGGGCGATAGGCAAGGAACCGTGCTGCCGGCCAACAAGGCCTCGGGAGGCAAGGCGCTGCTGGCCGAGCTGGAGCCCGCCATGATTGAGCAATTGTTCCGCAGCCACAATGCGGAAATCGGCGGGGACAGCATTTCCGACGCGGAATATCCAGCCTTTCTCCGCGAGCTGGAGACCATTCGGAGCAACGGGTTTGCAGCCAACTTCGAGGGCACCGAGGAAGGGATCAGCGCCCTGGGAGTGGCCCTTCACAACAAGGACGGCGTCGCGGTAGGTGCGCTGAGCGTGGCGACGCCTGTGGCAAGGTTCCGCAAGCTCTTCGATGCTGGACTCGTGGGCATCATGCGGGAAACGCAACGCCAATTGGAGATCGACATTGCAGCCAATCCGGCGGAGCCCCAGCCGTAG
- a CDS encoding MFS transporter, producing the protein MNHTPSAAAPERTQQGVHHSAEASPKASTRFSKRSAAAVLVCWLLVVFDGYDLIVYGTVQGSLITETGWGLTKATAGTLGSMAFLGMMIGAIFAGRMSDSWGRRRTIISCAALFSIFTILCAFAPNAAVFGGLRLLAGIGLGGLVPSANALVAELVPAKWRSTIATLMMSGVPIGGSIAALAGIPLIPAFGWPVMFLVAAVALLVVVPLGMRFLPETLPPAKSMKQTESVGFRSLLLAPYLGMSLLFAISTLVTLFAWYGLGTWLPNLMQLAGYNLGSALTFALALNLGAVVGSVATAWAGTRFGPIPTAIAAAAVAAVALGVLVAGPPVGLVYVMLVLAGVGTHGTQCLIIAAVASHYPAHLRGTALGWALGVGRIGAVAAPQAGGLLLAAGLGVNSNFLAFAGAAAVAAVLLGAIGSKIKTAKTESKNTTPVGASNV; encoded by the coding sequence ATGAATCACACACCTTCCGCTGCAGCGCCGGAGCGGACCCAACAAGGCGTTCACCACTCCGCTGAGGCCTCCCCCAAGGCCTCCACCCGATTCTCCAAACGTTCCGCAGCCGCAGTCCTCGTCTGCTGGTTGCTGGTGGTTTTCGACGGTTATGACCTCATCGTCTACGGCACCGTGCAGGGCTCCCTCATCACGGAGACAGGCTGGGGGCTCACCAAAGCCACCGCCGGAACGCTTGGCTCCATGGCGTTCCTGGGCATGATGATCGGAGCGATCTTCGCCGGCAGGATGTCGGACAGTTGGGGCCGCCGCCGCACCATCATCTCTTGCGCCGCACTGTTTTCAATCTTCACCATCCTGTGCGCCTTCGCCCCGAACGCGGCAGTTTTCGGGGGCCTGCGCTTGCTGGCCGGCATTGGCCTCGGTGGACTGGTTCCCTCGGCAAACGCCCTGGTTGCCGAACTGGTCCCCGCCAAGTGGCGCTCCACGATTGCCACGTTGATGATGTCCGGCGTCCCGATCGGCGGTTCGATTGCCGCGTTGGCAGGCATTCCGCTGATTCCCGCTTTCGGCTGGCCGGTCATGTTCCTGGTGGCCGCCGTCGCACTGCTTGTGGTGGTGCCGCTGGGCATGCGCTTCCTGCCAGAGACGCTGCCGCCCGCAAAGAGCATGAAGCAGACGGAGTCCGTGGGCTTCAGGTCCCTGCTCCTGGCTCCGTATCTCGGGATGAGCCTCCTCTTCGCGATCTCCACGCTGGTGACGCTCTTTGCTTGGTATGGCCTCGGAACGTGGCTGCCGAACCTCATGCAACTGGCCGGCTACAACCTTGGATCGGCACTGACGTTCGCCTTGGCACTCAACCTCGGTGCCGTCGTCGGCTCGGTGGCCACCGCTTGGGCGGGCACCCGCTTCGGTCCAATCCCGACGGCGATAGCGGCAGCCGCCGTCGCCGCCGTCGCGCTCGGGGTACTGGTGGCGGGCCCGCCGGTGGGGCTCGTCTACGTCATGTTGGTGCTGGCCGGTGTCGGCACCCATGGGACCCAGTGCCTCATCATCGCAGCGGTGGCCAGCCACTACCCCGCGCATTTGCGGGGCACAGCGCTGGGTTGGGCCCTCGGCGTCGGCCGCATTGGCGCGGTCGCCGCACCGCAAGCCGGCGGACTGCTCTTGGCGGCTGGCCTGGGCGTCAACTCAAACTTCCTGGCGTTTGCCGGGGCCGCCGCCGTCGCAGCGGTCCTGCTCGGCGCCATCGGCAGCAAAATCAAGACCGCGAAAACCGAATCCAAAAACACCACCCCTGTAGGAGCTAGCAATGTCTGA
- a CDS encoding FAD-dependent oxidoreductase, whose translation MSDRKPSTEVLVVGGGMAGLAGALALRANGAEVTLVERAPEFGEVGAGLQMAPNASRVLKRWGLLEKALEIGVRPKHLVFRDALTGEELTRQTLGGDFEERYGAPYVVIHRSDLHRILLEACQEAGVRLVNDVVVERVETVNARGVAHTASGDVYEADVVIGADGLKSTLRSAVAHDGPVSSSYVAYRGTVPITAETPAADLEDVIVYLGPDCHLVQYPLRKGELLNTVAVFKSPSFERGEEQYGGVDELQAAYKDCVPAVQAALRNLGTSIRWPMYDRDPIENWIDGRLVLMGDAAHPMLQYLAQGACQALEDAAVLQDSTVGSVFADDGVDTAAWDRAIKQFNAARTARTARVQRTARVWGESWHVSGVARVLRNLLFKSRKDGDFQYNDWLYGQAADGVPAVPAEAAAGAATAPAREVRARHEARTESLAGTSA comes from the coding sequence ATGTCTGACCGCAAACCGTCCACTGAAGTACTCGTCGTCGGCGGAGGGATGGCCGGCCTCGCCGGGGCCTTGGCCCTCCGCGCGAACGGTGCCGAGGTGACGTTGGTTGAGCGGGCCCCCGAATTCGGCGAGGTCGGAGCCGGCCTGCAGATGGCCCCCAACGCCTCCCGCGTCCTGAAGCGTTGGGGCCTCCTGGAGAAGGCGCTGGAAATTGGCGTCCGGCCGAAGCACCTGGTGTTCCGCGACGCGCTCACCGGCGAGGAACTGACTCGCCAGACCCTGGGCGGCGACTTCGAGGAACGGTACGGCGCTCCGTATGTAGTGATCCACCGCAGTGACCTCCACCGAATCCTCCTGGAAGCCTGCCAGGAGGCCGGCGTCCGGTTGGTGAACGACGTCGTCGTCGAGAGGGTTGAGACCGTGAACGCTCGGGGCGTGGCACACACGGCGAGCGGCGACGTCTACGAGGCCGACGTCGTGATCGGCGCGGACGGCCTCAAGTCGACGCTCCGCTCCGCCGTCGCGCATGACGGCCCGGTGTCGTCGTCGTACGTTGCCTATCGGGGAACGGTGCCCATTACAGCGGAAACCCCGGCGGCCGACCTTGAGGACGTGATCGTCTACCTCGGGCCGGACTGCCACCTCGTGCAGTACCCGCTGCGCAAGGGCGAACTGTTGAACACGGTGGCTGTATTCAAGTCGCCGTCGTTCGAGCGCGGAGAAGAACAATACGGCGGCGTGGACGAACTTCAGGCCGCCTACAAGGACTGCGTCCCCGCGGTCCAGGCGGCCCTGCGGAACCTTGGGACAAGCATCCGCTGGCCCATGTACGATCGCGATCCCATCGAGAATTGGATCGACGGCCGCTTGGTGCTGATGGGCGACGCCGCCCACCCGATGCTCCAGTATTTGGCCCAGGGAGCTTGCCAGGCGCTTGAGGACGCCGCGGTGCTCCAGGACTCAACCGTCGGTTCCGTGTTTGCCGACGACGGCGTGGACACCGCTGCTTGGGACCGGGCCATCAAGCAATTCAACGCAGCCCGGACGGCCCGCACGGCCCGCGTCCAGCGCACGGCGCGCGTGTGGGGCGAGTCCTGGCACGTGTCCGGCGTCGCACGGGTCTTGCGGAACCTGCTGTTCAAGAGCCGCAAGGACGGCGACTTCCAGTACAACGACTGGCTTTACGGACAAGCCGCCGACGGCGTCCCGGCGGTCCCGGCGGAGGCTGCGGCGGGTGCCGCAACAGCTCCCGCTAGGGAGGTCCGCGCTCGGCATGAGGCGAGGACTGAATCGCTGGCGGGAACGAGCGCCTAG
- a CDS encoding flotillin family protein, whose amino-acid sequence MFDLVAYLPILVTVLGVVVAVAVIRLLITLMWKVAEPNEALIISGLTRGSLDTRDGMDFKIVTGKGALVVPGLQTVRTLSLTLNETELQVNCVTSQGIQVIVEGVVIYKIGDAAPFIANAARRFLGQQPKMESQVYNVFEGHLRSIIGSMTMEEIIRERDKLASLVRSASGIEMEKLGLVVDSLQIKDLQDPTGYIQNLAKPHIAQVKMEARIAEATRNREAAEKEAEAAAQIADAQSISAIKQSAAQANAETARANAAQAGPLADATARQQVVVQETEVAKLEADREEQKLQTSIRKPADAKAYAQRTEAEAQKAADISASEARARRTELEAQANARKVEVEAQANATAAAAIAGATKITGEAEAAATKARGDAAASAIKAKSLAEADGIKARAEALGTNQEAVISQQLAENMPAIVAAAAEPFAHVGQLTVLNGGEGLNSMVGGILSQVGNFLPSITAALKNGQVPPKRPTKAPDA is encoded by the coding sequence ATGTTCGACCTCGTTGCTTATCTCCCCATTCTTGTCACCGTATTGGGGGTAGTCGTCGCCGTTGCCGTCATTAGGCTGCTCATCACATTGATGTGGAAGGTGGCTGAACCAAACGAGGCATTAATCATTTCCGGTCTGACCCGCGGAAGTTTGGACACCCGGGACGGAATGGACTTCAAAATTGTCACCGGCAAGGGTGCCTTGGTGGTTCCCGGGCTCCAAACGGTGAGGACTTTGTCGCTGACCCTGAATGAAACAGAACTCCAGGTCAACTGCGTGACCTCGCAAGGCATCCAGGTGATTGTGGAGGGCGTGGTCATTTACAAAATTGGTGACGCCGCGCCATTCATTGCGAACGCCGCGAGGAGGTTTCTCGGCCAGCAACCCAAAATGGAAAGCCAGGTCTACAACGTTTTTGAAGGACACCTGCGCTCGATCATTGGCAGCATGACCATGGAAGAGATCATCCGCGAGCGGGACAAACTCGCTTCTTTGGTCCGCAGTGCCAGTGGTATTGAAATGGAAAAGCTTGGCCTGGTAGTTGATTCCCTGCAAATAAAGGACCTTCAGGATCCCACGGGCTACATCCAGAACCTGGCCAAGCCGCATATTGCCCAGGTCAAAATGGAGGCCCGCATAGCCGAAGCCACCAGGAACCGCGAGGCGGCTGAGAAGGAAGCTGAGGCAGCTGCCCAGATTGCCGACGCCCAGAGCATCTCGGCGATCAAGCAATCGGCGGCTCAAGCCAACGCCGAGACTGCTCGGGCCAACGCAGCCCAGGCCGGTCCGTTGGCCGATGCCACGGCGCGCCAGCAGGTGGTGGTCCAGGAAACCGAGGTGGCCAAACTGGAGGCGGACCGCGAGGAGCAAAAGCTCCAGACGTCCATCCGCAAGCCCGCGGATGCCAAGGCCTACGCCCAGCGCACCGAGGCAGAAGCCCAGAAGGCCGCGGACATCAGCGCGTCCGAGGCGCGGGCACGGCGGACGGAACTCGAAGCGCAGGCGAACGCCCGCAAGGTGGAAGTGGAGGCGCAGGCCAACGCCACGGCGGCGGCGGCGATTGCGGGAGCCACAAAGATCACTGGCGAGGCCGAAGCGGCAGCCACCAAGGCCCGCGGTGATGCGGCGGCTTCCGCTATCAAGGCCAAGTCCTTGGCAGAGGCGGACGGCATCAAGGCCCGCGCTGAGGCGCTCGGAACCAACCAAGAGGCGGTTATCTCCCAGCAACTAGCGGAGAACATGCCTGCGATCGTGGCAGCCGCGGCTGAACCCTTTGCCCATGTGGGGCAACTGACGGTCCTCAACGGCGGCGAAGGGCTCAACAGCATGGTGGGTGGGATCCTGTCCCAGGTGGGCAACTTCCTGCCATCCATCACAGCTGCCCTCAAGAACGGCCAAGTACCTCCCAAACGGCCTACCAAAGCCCCTGATGCATAG
- a CDS encoding polysaccharide deacetylase family protein — protein MKLFNRTDQHWTFGGTIRGKWFTWFSTVVVVLACAGFTAGVSAPAALAANPTVVTLTFDDANADQLTAAQTLQSLGLVGTFYTPSGFVNNPGYMTVADMQGLVANGNEIAGHTVTHPDLTTVTSDEATRQICNDRVNLSNWGFTITDFAYPFAAENASLETIVKNCGFNSARNLGDIKTRFSCAGCPLAETIPPANPYNTAAPDEVDNTWTLADLQKSVTQAEPAGGWVQLTFHHISSTSKDPLNITPTLFNQFATWLKARPATTSVKTVAQVIGGTVKPLVSGPPAPPQGTGNLVKNPSLETLVNGAPQCWAAAGYGTNTPAFSVVRQAHTGKVAEQLVVSNYVDGDAKLLPTLDLGGCSPTATPGHTYTLGAWYKSTTNTQFELYYRTGLGSWTYWTSSPWFAAATTYQKATWTTPALPAGASGISFGLNLFSNGTLTTDDYEMFDVGNPPPPPPPPPAGSNLVQNPSLETAGAGAFPQCWQAGGYGTNTAVFSTLTGTTTAHTGTKAEKLTITGYSSGDAKLLPTLDSSTCAPAAVAGHTYSLRAWYTSTAVTQFALYYRDASGTWVYWTSGPWLPAAGTYTQASLTTPALPAGATAISFGLSLFNNGTLITDDYAMYDSVGAPPLG, from the coding sequence ATGAAACTCTTCAACCGTACTGACCAGCACTGGACCTTCGGAGGAACGATCCGCGGCAAGTGGTTTACGTGGTTCTCCACCGTTGTGGTGGTGCTTGCTTGTGCCGGGTTCACCGCCGGTGTCAGCGCACCCGCGGCTTTGGCTGCAAATCCCACAGTGGTAACCCTGACCTTTGACGATGCAAATGCCGATCAACTCACCGCCGCGCAGACCCTGCAGAGCCTGGGACTTGTGGGTACCTTCTACACTCCATCCGGATTCGTTAACAACCCTGGTTACATGACCGTGGCGGACATGCAAGGCCTGGTGGCGAACGGCAACGAGATTGCCGGCCACACTGTCACCCACCCCGATCTCACCACCGTGACGTCGGACGAGGCCACTCGCCAGATCTGCAATGACAGAGTCAACCTCAGCAATTGGGGATTCACAATCACGGACTTCGCCTATCCCTTTGCCGCCGAAAACGCATCTCTTGAGACCATAGTCAAGAACTGCGGCTTCAACAGTGCGCGCAATCTCGGTGACATCAAGACACGGTTCAGCTGCGCCGGTTGCCCCCTCGCGGAAACCATACCGCCGGCAAACCCGTACAACACCGCCGCTCCGGATGAAGTGGACAACACCTGGACCCTGGCCGACCTGCAAAAATCTGTCACGCAGGCCGAGCCCGCAGGCGGATGGGTGCAATTGACGTTCCACCACATTTCCTCCACCAGCAAAGATCCCCTGAACATCACACCCACCTTGTTCAACCAGTTCGCCACGTGGCTCAAGGCCCGCCCTGCAACCACAAGCGTCAAGACGGTGGCCCAGGTGATTGGCGGAACGGTCAAACCGCTGGTCTCCGGACCGCCGGCCCCGCCACAAGGCACTGGAAACCTGGTCAAGAACCCGAGTCTCGAAACCCTGGTGAACGGCGCTCCGCAGTGTTGGGCAGCCGCAGGCTACGGCACGAACACGCCTGCCTTCTCCGTCGTCAGGCAGGCACACACAGGTAAGGTTGCCGAACAGTTGGTGGTCAGCAATTACGTAGACGGCGACGCGAAACTGTTGCCGACCCTGGACCTGGGAGGTTGTTCTCCAACGGCCACTCCGGGACACACTTACACACTGGGCGCTTGGTATAAATCCACCACCAATACCCAGTTCGAGCTGTATTACCGCACTGGACTCGGTTCCTGGACGTACTGGACCTCCAGCCCATGGTTCGCCGCCGCAACTACCTACCAGAAGGCCACCTGGACCACTCCGGCCCTTCCGGCGGGCGCCAGCGGCATCAGCTTCGGACTGAACCTGTTCAGCAACGGCACGCTGACCACTGACGACTACGAGATGTTCGACGTCGGCAACCCGCCACCGCCTCCGCCGCCACCGCCAGCCGGGTCCAACCTCGTGCAAAACCCCAGCCTTGAAACCGCGGGCGCGGGCGCGTTCCCGCAATGCTGGCAGGCCGGTGGATACGGCACCAACACGGCCGTGTTCAGCACTTTGACTGGCACAACTACTGCCCACACGGGCACCAAAGCGGAGAAGCTCACCATCACGGGGTACTCAAGTGGTGATGCGAAGCTGCTTCCGACCCTGGACTCCAGTACCTGCGCACCTGCGGCTGTAGCGGGGCACACCTATTCGCTTCGGGCGTGGTACACGTCAACTGCTGTCACGCAGTTCGCGTTGTACTACCGCGACGCCTCCGGCACCTGGGTGTACTGGACCTCCGGACCGTGGCTGCCGGCCGCGGGCACCTACACGCAGGCGAGCCTCACGACGCCGGCACTCCCCGCAGGGGCCACTGCCATCAGTTTCGGGCTGAGCCTGTTCAACAACGGAACACTCATCACGGACGACTACGCGATGTATGACAGCGTGGGGGCCCCGCCGCTGGGGTGA